One segment of Ricinus communis isolate WT05 ecotype wild-type chromosome 8, ASM1957865v1, whole genome shotgun sequence DNA contains the following:
- the LOC8281022 gene encoding uncharacterized protein LOC8281022, with protein MDLNDKCKQFLHKSELPKSDNFGDTTLRLNCLSYGGTNMNGFECTQSNLKVDFTNGPDDGCKLVLGLGPTPTAYCDDYYSMRFNKTKGSTAAAVLHRGLSSDGDSILQLGLSGGTKEALSELECSFLETDISTPILNQFSGHEDRFLIPVVDEGSTSAKKSGGYMPSLLLAPRMDGAKVSLEGEEFLQFGAAKSQSHQLIHGTSASTDISMGTISEQATTATSVDRKISNPKKCKFFGCSKGARGALGLCIGHGGGQRCQKPGCNKGAESRTAYCKAHGGGRRCQHLGCTKSAEGKTDFCIAHGGGRRCGFGGGCTKAARGKSGLCIKHGGGKRCKVDGCSRSAEGQAGLCISHGGGRRCQYEGCTKGAQGSTMHCKAHGGGKRCIFAGCTKGAEGSTPLCKGHGGGKRCLYDGGGICPKSVHGGTNFCVAHGGGKRCVVPGCTKSARGRTDCCVKHGGGKRCKFENCGKSAQGSTDFCKAHGGGKRCTWGEGKCEKFARGRSGLCAAHSSMVLEQGSNKGSLIGPGLFQGLVSAASNAGSSIDNNYSSSGISAVSDCTDSLGKPTKRQHLIPAQVLVPPSMKSSSSYSSFLNAEKQEEGRNEYSAGAGSTSRVTSFDYMAPEGRVHGGGLMSLFGGNLKNAIDGI; from the coding sequence ATGGATTTGAATGATAAGTGTAAGCAGTTTCTTCATAAGAGTGAACTTCCAAAAAGTGACAACTTTGGTGACACGACCTTACGCTTGAACTGCCTCAGTTATGGAGGAACTAATATGAATGGATTTGAGTGTACTCAAAGTAATCTTAAGGTTGATTTTACGAATGGTCCTGATGATGGCTGTAAATTGGTGCTTGGATTAGGTCCAACACCAACTGCATATTGTGATGATTATTACAGCATGAGGTTTAACAAGACCAAAGGATCGACTGCAGCTGCTGTACTGCATCGGGGCTTATCATCTGATGGTGATTCAATTCTACAACTTGGCCTTTCTGGAGGGACCAAGGAAGCTTTAAGTGAGCTTGAATGTTCTTTTTTGGAGACTGATATTAGCACACCTATTCTGAACCAATTTTCTGGTCATGAAGATAGATTCTTGATTCCTGTTGTTGATGAGGGCTCCACTTCAGCAAAGAAATCAGGTGGCTACATGCCATCGCTCCTTTTGGCTCCAAGAATGGATGGTGCAAAAGTTTCATTGGAGGGAGAAGAATTTCTCCAGTTTGGAGCAGCCAAATCTCAGTCTCATCAGCTGATTCATGGAACATCTGCTAGCACAGATATCTCGATGGGCACTATTTCTGAGCAGGCAACTACAGCCACATCTGTAGATCGCAAAATCAGCAATCCAAAGAAGTGCAAGTTCTTTGGTTGTTCAAAAGGAGCACGGGGGGCATTGGGGCTCTGTATTGGGCATGGGGGTGGACAAAGATGCCAGAAACCTGGTTGTAATAAGGGGGCAGAGAGCCGAACTGCATATTGTAAGGCCCATGGTGGGGGAAGGAGGTGTCAGCATTTGGGTTGCACTAAAAGTGCAGAGGGGAAAACAGATTTTTGCATAGCCCATGGTGGTGGCAGGAGATGTGGGTTTGGAGGAGGGTGCACCAAGGCGGCGCGAGGCAAATCGGGGCTTTGCATTAAGCATGGCGGGGGAAAGAGGTGTAAGGTTGATGGCTGCAGTCGTAGTGCAGAAGGGCAAGCGGGCTTGTGCATTTCTCATGGGGGTGGACGACGTTGCCAATATGAAGGATGTACAAAAGGTGCTCAGGGGAGTACCATGCATTGCAAGGCCCATGGTGGTGGAAAGCGTTGCATATTTGCAGGATGCACCAAAGGAGCAGAAGGAAGCACACCATTGTGCAAGGGACATGGTGGGGGAAAGCGGTGCCTTTATGATGGTGGTGGAATTTGTCCTAAAAGTGTTCATGGAGGCACTAACTTTTGTGTAGCGCATGGTGGTGGAAAGAGGTGTGTTGTGCCAGGTTGCACTAAGAGTGCACGGGGCCGTACTGACTGTTGTGTTAAGCATGGTGGAGGTAAAAGGTGCAAATTTGAAAATTGTGGGAAGAGTGCTCAAGGTAGCACAGATTTCTGCAAGGCCCATGGTGGAGGTAAGAGATGCACATGGGGAGAGGGCAAATGCGAGAAATTTGCTAGGGGTAGGAGTGGTCTATGTGCTGCACACAGCAGCATGGTCCTAGAGCAGGGATCAAACAAGGGCAGTTTAATCGGTCCAGGACTCTTCCAAGGACTTGTATCTGCCGCATCAAATGCAGGAAGCAGCATCGACAATAATTATTCCTCATCTGGAATTAGTGCTGTCTCGGACTGCACCGACTCTTTGGGAAAGCCAACCAAAAGACAGCATCTCATACCAGCACAGGTATTGGTTCCTCCATCCATGAAGTCATCATCATCTTATTCAAGTTTCTTGAATGCTGAGAAGCAAGAGGAAGGTAGAAATGAGTATAGTGCTGGCGCTGGCAGCACTAGTAGGGTAACAAGCTTTGATTACATGGCTCCTGAGGGAAGGGTGCATGGAGGTGGCCTGATGTCATTGTTTGGTGGGAATCTGAAAAATGCAATAGATGGAATTTGA